The Salvelinus sp. IW2-2015 linkage group LG15, ASM291031v2, whole genome shotgun sequence genome includes a region encoding these proteins:
- the LOC111974559 gene encoding transcription factor PU.1 — translation MLHPYRMEGYLISPGPASEDMYEPDIYRQQMSEYSYPYVIDAESQGEHWDYHATHHAHPLDFDNLPEGHFTELQSVQQLHLPSMARYSDVDTLSLDPGLGGHNHALPPPVPYYPRAMGYLHPSPQTMRSSDDEEPGGRSPPLEVSDEECLRDHIAHVTRGELGNKKKIRLYQFLLDLLRNGDMKDSIWWVDRDKGTFQFSSKHKEALAHRWGVQKGNRKKMTYQKMARALRNYGKTGEVKKVKKKLTYQFSGEVLGGRSHLERRPYSHL, via the exons ATGTTGCATCCGTACAGAATGGAGGGGTACCTCATCTCACCTGGTCCT GCATCAGAAGACATGTACGAACCCGACATCTATAGACAACAAATGTCCGAATATTCATATCCGTATGTCATCGATGCAGAGAGTCAAGGAG AACACTGGGACTATCACGCCACTCATCATGCTCATCCTCTGGACTTTGACAACCTCCCAGAGGGCCACTTCACTGAGCTCCAGAGTGTCCAGCAGCTACATCTACCCAGTATGGCTCGTTACAGCGATGTTGACACTCTCTCTCTGGACCCTGGCCTTGGGGGACACAACCATGCCCTACCCCCACCG GTGCCATATTACCCTCGTGCCATGGGCTACTTGCACCCCTCTCCTCAGACGATGAGGAGCTCAGACGACGAGGAGCCAGGAGGCCGCAGCCCTCCACTAGAAGTGTCTGATGAAGAGTGTCTGAGGGACCACATTGCCCACGTAACAAGAGGAGAATTGG GCAACAAGAAGAAGATCCGTCTGTACCAGTTCCTGCTGGATCTGCTGAGGAATGGGGACATGAAGGACAGTATCTGGTGGGTGGACAGGGACAAGGGCACCTTCCAGTTCTCCTCGAAACACAAGGAGGCACTGGCACATCGGTGGGGCGTACAGAAGGGSAACCGCAAGAAAATGACCTACCAGAAGATGGCACGGGCTCTTCGCAACTATGGCAAGACAGGCGAGGTCAAAAAGGTCAAGAAGAAGCTGACTTATCAGTTCAGTGGTGAAGTGCTGGGGGGGAGGTCTCACTTGGAGAGGAGGCCATATTCCCATTTGTAG